Part of the Chlamydiota bacterium genome, ATATTCGGGCTAGACAAATTAGAAAAAAATCCAGGTGGTGAGAAGAAAGATAGGGATGAGGATTAATAAAGAATAGCGGAAAATATATCCAAAGAAGGAAGGCATTTTTACCCCTGAGCTTTCAGCAATTGACTTCACCATAAAATTGGGTGCATTGCCGATATAGGTATTGGCCCCCATAAAAACGGAGCCCAGGGCAATGGCTTGGAGATAAGTGGGGTTTTCAGTGATTAACTTGATAATGGCGCTATGCTCGGAAAGACTGGGATAAAGACGCCCCAGAGCGGTTGAAAGAAAAGTAAGATACGTTGGGGCATTATCCAAAAAGGAGGAAAGAATGCCTGAGGCCCAAAAAAAGTGAGCGGGTCCCTTGACGATGTGAATGACCGAGGCCATAGAACCTTCTTCCCCAACTCGTAATATGGCCAAAACGGGAATGATCGTTATAAAGATGCCGATAAAGAGAATGGCGACTTCTTTAATCGGTCCCCATGAGAATTCATTTCCCTCTCGGATGCTGTGAGGCGTGGTAAGCCAAGAGAGGGTCAACATGAGAATAAGAAATCCATCCCGTAAGCAATTCTCGATCGTCTGTTCCACCCCAAGAATTTTTACAGAGCCCAGATGCCAAACTCCGGAGAGAATGACAGCTGCAAGTGTCCCAGCGAGTAAAAATAAATTGTGCCAGCCTTGAACGGCGAGCGTTTCGTGATGTTTGTCATAAACTTCTCGAACAATTGCTTCTTCTTTTTTCCAGAAGTAAGTGTCCATCAGAAAATAAAGAATAAGAAGAGAAATCGAGACAAACAACATTTCTTTCCATAGGGAAAGGGTCCAGAAAAAAGGGACGCCGTGTAAGAATCCCAAAAATAGCGGAGGATCGCCCAGAGGGGTTAAACAGCCGCCGACATTCGCAACTAAAAAAATAAAGAAGATGAGGGTATGCGTCTTGTGATGGCGATGACGATTCGC contains:
- a CDS encoding sodium:proton antiporter — protein: MFLAKKIFYLFLFTVLGELAPSTLFASTENHPVDLGTVLPAWSGLPFVGILLSIALCPLVTPKFWHHHFRKVAIGWALAFAIPFLIKYHENALHEILHTALIDYIPFIILLATLFTIGGGIFLRGKLDGSPRINLILLIVGTLFASWIGTTGSTMLFIRPLLRANRHRHHKTHTLIFFIFLVANVGGCLTPLGDPPLFLGFLHGVPFFWTLSLWKEMLFVSISLLILYFLMDTYFWKKEEAIVREVYDKHHETLAVQGWHNLFLLAGTLAAVILSGVWHLGSVKILGVEQTIENCLRDGFLILMLTLSWLTTPHSIREGNEFSWGPIKEVAILFIGIFITIIPVLAILRVGEEGSMASVIHIVKGPAHFFWASGILSSFLDNAPTYLTFLSTALGRLYPSLSEHSAIIKLITENPTYLQAIALGSVFMGANTYIGNAPNFMVKSIAESSGVKMPSFFGYIFRYSLLILIPIFLLTTWIFF